One Candidatus Hydrogenedentota bacterium DNA window includes the following coding sequences:
- the argH gene encoding argininosuccinate lyase, whose amino-acid sequence MSKLWGGRFEGKTHALVETLGESVSFDARLAPWDITASIAHARMLGDCGIIQKGDAAKIIRGLKEIAADIAAGRMAWSAALEDVHTNIEAALVAKIGDAGKRLHTGRSRNDQIATDVRLWLRDQTDAVVALLRELRLALARFAEANLDVILPGFTHLQHAQPVLLAHHLLAYAAMFARDQERFTQMRRRVNVMPLGAAALAGTPYPVDRAQVAKELGFDALSGNSMDAVSDRDSLVEFCANSSLVMAHLSRLSEELVLWSSQEFGFVEIGDAFTTGSSIMPQKKNPDVAELVRGKTGRVYGDLVALLTLIKGLPLTYNRDLQEDKEPVFHASDTVQLCLAVYAAMIPSISVRRDAVARALRLGFMEATDLADYLVRKGMPFREAHGVVGRIVRRCIELDTSLPELSLEEYTRHSESFGPDVYEAVTPETMVRLRDTHGATSPRRVKAALRKVLKELGA is encoded by the coding sequence ATGTCCAAGCTTTGGGGCGGACGTTTCGAGGGAAAAACGCACGCGCTGGTGGAGACGCTCGGCGAGTCGGTGTCGTTTGACGCCCGGCTGGCCCCGTGGGACATCACGGCCAGCATCGCCCACGCGCGCATGCTCGGCGACTGCGGCATCATCCAGAAGGGGGACGCGGCAAAAATCATCCGCGGTCTCAAGGAGATCGCCGCCGACATCGCCGCCGGGCGCATGGCGTGGTCCGCCGCCCTGGAGGACGTGCACACCAACATCGAGGCGGCCCTCGTGGCCAAGATTGGCGACGCGGGAAAACGCCTGCACACGGGCCGCAGCCGGAACGACCAGATCGCCACCGACGTCCGCCTGTGGCTCCGCGACCAGACCGACGCCGTCGTCGCCCTCCTGCGGGAACTGCGCCTGGCCCTGGCCCGGTTCGCCGAGGCGAACCTCGACGTCATCCTGCCCGGATTCACCCACCTCCAGCACGCGCAGCCCGTGCTGCTCGCGCACCACTTGCTCGCCTACGCCGCCATGTTCGCCCGCGACCAGGAGCGGTTCACCCAGATGCGCCGGCGCGTGAACGTCATGCCTCTGGGCGCCGCCGCCCTGGCAGGCACCCCCTACCCTGTGGACCGCGCGCAGGTGGCGAAGGAACTCGGATTCGACGCCCTGTCCGGAAACAGCATGGATGCCGTCTCGGACCGCGACAGCCTGGTGGAGTTCTGCGCGAACAGCTCCCTCGTGATGGCGCACCTGTCCCGCCTGAGCGAGGAGCTGGTGCTGTGGTCGAGCCAGGAGTTCGGCTTCGTCGAGATCGGCGACGCCTTCACCACCGGCTCCAGCATCATGCCGCAGAAGAAGAACCCCGATGTCGCCGAGCTCGTGCGCGGGAAGACCGGCCGCGTCTACGGCGACCTCGTCGCCCTGCTCACGCTCATCAAGGGGCTTCCGCTCACCTACAACCGCGACCTTCAGGAGGACAAGGAGCCCGTCTTCCACGCGTCCGACACCGTCCAGCTCTGCCTGGCCGTGTACGCCGCCATGATCCCGTCCATTTCCGTGCGCCGCGACGCGGTCGCGCGCGCCCTGCGCCTGGGCTTCATGGAGGCCACCGACCTCGCCGACTATCTCGTCCGCAAGGGCATGCCCTTCCGCGAGGCCCACGGCGTGGTCGGGCGCATCGTCCGCCGCTGCATCGAGCTGGACACCTCTCTGCCGGAGCTTTCCCTCGAGGAGTACACGCGGCATTCGGAGTCCTTCGGCCCGGACGTTTACGAGGCGGTCACGCCGGAGACCATGGTGCGCCTGCGCGACACCCACGGCGCCACCTCCCCGCGCCGGGTCAAAGCCGCTCTGCGCAAAGTGCTGAAAGAACTCGGTGCCTGA
- a CDS encoding FHA domain-containing protein, which yields MRYVKVCPRCGAENDEMAEICLRDGEFLGMVPATPAAPPRPEAAPPAPAAPAVEAARADGEDIVLYLENAATGECYLLRPGWVVGQEHPENMAEVQLGERPGIQYVHRRHCRFLHGGGVWEVEALEQPDYTNPTLVNRRRVPAGGRMALRNGDSLALSGVQFTVRIIAP from the coding sequence ATGCGCTATGTGAAAGTCTGCCCGCGCTGCGGGGCGGAGAACGACGAGATGGCGGAGATCTGCCTGAGGGACGGCGAGTTCCTCGGCATGGTGCCCGCGACCCCCGCGGCGCCCCCGCGGCCGGAAGCCGCGCCCCCCGCCCCCGCGGCGCCCGCCGTGGAAGCCGCCCGCGCGGACGGCGAGGATATTGTGCTGTACCTGGAGAACGCCGCCACGGGCGAGTGTTATCTGCTGCGGCCGGGGTGGGTGGTCGGGCAGGAGCATCCTGAAAACATGGCGGAGGTGCAGCTCGGGGAGCGGCCGGGCATTCAGTATGTTCACCGCAGGCACTGCCGGTTTCTTCACGGGGGGGGCGTGTGGGAGGTGGAGGCGCTGGAGCAGCCGGACTACACGAACCCCACCCTGGTCAACCGGCGGCGCGTGCCCGCGGGCGGGCGGATGGCGCTGCGCAACGGGGACAGTCTCGCCCTTTCGGGGGTCCAGTTCACGGTGAGGATCATCGCCCCATGA